Proteins from a single region of Acidovorax sp. NCPPB 3576:
- a CDS encoding aminotransferase-like domain-containing protein, which yields MLTRTARRSLTEQLAERFAERIRARLLPAGARLPSVRECARLQGVSAYTVVAAYDQLLAQGLVEARSQRGFYVRDIAQKMPEGHIPLGHSAIEKVANDRKSSPVLSPLPSGSCVNATALIRGMFHQASSHPQPGAGVFPRDWLENTFMGAAVRKVASGRALQDSSLQYGDPMGEPTLREVLARRLQGFGVPAQASQIITTMGATHALDIVSRTLLKAGDTVMVEEPGWSVEFARLDALGMRILPVPRGAQGPDLAVMERYCEVHAPKLFVSVSVFHNPTGYCLTPGSAHQVLQLAGRHGFHIVEDDTYSHIAPEHATRLTVLDGLARTIYVSGFAKILAPNWRIGYLAAPPDLVEPLLDTKLLSTLTTPSLLEKAMALCIEQGMLRRHSDRMRQRLAQARARSVQLALEAGCTFAAEPAGMFGWVETGVDTDVLAQRMLDEGYLLAPGALFHASRQPCTLMRINFTTTQDAAFWRVFQQQAAALAGGARG from the coding sequence ATGCTGACACGCACCGCCCGCCGATCCCTGACCGAACAACTGGCTGAGCGCTTCGCCGAGCGTATCCGGGCCCGGCTGCTGCCCGCCGGCGCGCGGCTGCCTTCCGTGCGCGAATGCGCGCGGCTGCAGGGCGTGAGCGCGTACACGGTGGTGGCCGCCTACGACCAGCTCCTCGCACAAGGGCTGGTGGAGGCCCGCAGCCAGCGGGGCTTCTATGTGCGAGATATTGCACAGAAAATGCCTGAAGGGCATATTCCACTAGGGCATTCTGCTATAGAAAAAGTAGCAAACGACCGCAAATCGTCCCCCGTGCTGTCGCCCCTGCCTTCGGGCTCGTGCGTCAACGCCACGGCGCTGATCCGGGGCATGTTCCACCAGGCCTCCAGCCACCCGCAGCCGGGGGCCGGCGTGTTCCCCCGCGACTGGCTGGAGAACACCTTCATGGGCGCGGCGGTGCGCAAGGTTGCCAGCGGCCGGGCACTGCAGGACAGCTCGCTGCAGTACGGCGACCCCATGGGCGAGCCCACCTTGCGCGAGGTGCTGGCCCGGCGCCTGCAGGGCTTCGGCGTGCCCGCGCAGGCCAGCCAGATCATCACCACCATGGGCGCCACGCACGCGCTGGACATCGTGAGCCGCACCCTGCTCAAGGCGGGCGATACCGTCATGGTGGAGGAGCCCGGCTGGTCGGTGGAGTTCGCGCGGCTCGATGCGCTGGGCATGCGCATCCTGCCGGTGCCGCGCGGCGCCCAGGGCCCCGACCTCGCGGTGATGGAGCGCTATTGCGAGGTGCACGCCCCCAAGCTGTTCGTGAGCGTGAGCGTGTTCCACAACCCCACTGGCTACTGCCTCACGCCGGGCAGCGCGCACCAGGTGCTACAGCTGGCCGGACGGCACGGCTTTCACATCGTCGAAGACGACACCTACAGCCACATCGCCCCCGAGCACGCCACGCGCCTCACGGTGCTGGACGGCCTGGCGCGCACCATCTACGTGAGCGGCTTCGCCAAGATCCTCGCGCCCAACTGGCGCATCGGCTACCTGGCTGCGCCCCCCGACTTGGTGGAGCCGCTGCTGGACACCAAGCTGCTGTCCACGCTGACCACGCCCTCGCTGCTGGAAAAAGCCATGGCCTTGTGCATCGAGCAGGGCATGCTGCGCCGCCACAGCGACCGCATGCGCCAGCGGCTGGCCCAGGCCCGCGCGCGCAGCGTGCAGCTGGCGCTGGAGGCCGGCTGCACCTTCGCGGCCGAGCCGGCCGGCATGTTCGGCTGGGTCGAGACGGGCGTGGACACCGATGTGCTGGCCCAGCGCATGCTGGACGAGGGCTACCTGCTCGCGCCAGGCGCGCTGTTCCACGCCAGCCGCCAGCCGTGCACGCTCATGCGCATCAACTTCACCACCACGCAGGACGCGGCGTTCTGGCGCGTGTTCCAGCAGCAGGCGGCGGCCCTGGCCGGCGGCGCGCGGGGGTGA
- a CDS encoding type VI secretion system Vgr family protein produces the protein MTRRVTIQTPLGEQLQFRQLQGKEALSELFSLDVDLLSESKSIDPKALLGKSATIVVETEGGGTRYLDGIVTRFGLQGQDHRFYTYKARLSPWLWLATRQSDFKIFQNKTVPDIIEEVLGKYGYPLQRKLTQSYRTWDYCVQYNETDCAFVSRLMEHEGIYYFHEHSAGQHVLTLADDIVASHSPLAGAAVIPFYPPEKAAVADKENIHAWQLAQEIKPGRHYNDDYDFKKPKADLSNMRQTPPGHAHDSHEIYEWPGGYTEFGDGEAYARSRLQSSLTGHSTVRGESRHRALAPGYTFTLENHPREDQNQQYLLTGLEYHFKENPQVSAVAPGPKGTPQEEGSFQKFTLQAQPTSLPYTPARTTPKPKTTGPQTAVVVGPPGEEIWTDQYGRVKVQFHWDRIGAMDENSSCWVRVSHPWAGLNYGSIHIPRIGQEVIVDFLNGDPDYPIITGRVYNGIQMPPWKLPDNKTQSGTLTNWSKGGGGASMLRFEDKKGIEHLELSNTYGNTYLNMGYLMHQGSGSQRGYGFELRTDLWGSIRADKGLLITTYPQDFTSKVASNNPDGFDQLGSGLAGTAALMKEAGSAVKAMDSAIGAINGLKTSHMMALGAGVASMVGGQAGASSLAKAAAAVAAFADAGGDGGGGGGPEVSMPTNTDPAMPQSQALRELSKDITKPIVSIVSPEGHSMISPKPIVISSGQSASMHATQHITVSSGAQLTQLAKGGMLTHVSEGGQRNTVTQGDVASEAQAGHMNLTAHQNITMASKTLDASVLGHENVNIKATQDSVLVDAGQHIRLEAADSITLVCGKGKAYIKLTKDGDIEIVGVRKGLLRFTESLDEFGKPINMNC, from the coding sequence ATGACACGCCGAGTCACCATCCAGACGCCCCTGGGCGAGCAGTTGCAGTTTCGCCAGCTGCAGGGCAAAGAAGCGCTGAGCGAGCTGTTTTCTTTGGACGTGGACCTGCTGAGCGAGAGCAAATCCATCGACCCCAAGGCCCTGCTGGGTAAGAGCGCCACCATCGTGGTGGAGACCGAAGGGGGCGGCACGCGCTATCTGGACGGCATCGTCACGCGCTTCGGGCTGCAGGGCCAGGACCACCGCTTCTACACCTACAAGGCCCGCCTGAGCCCCTGGCTGTGGCTGGCCACGCGGCAAAGCGACTTCAAGATCTTCCAGAACAAGACCGTGCCCGACATCATCGAAGAGGTGCTGGGCAAATACGGCTACCCGCTGCAGCGCAAGCTCACCCAGAGCTACCGCACCTGGGACTACTGCGTGCAGTACAACGAGACCGACTGCGCCTTCGTCTCGCGCCTCATGGAGCACGAGGGCATCTACTACTTCCACGAGCACAGCGCCGGCCAGCACGTGCTCACCCTGGCCGACGACATCGTCGCCTCGCACAGCCCGCTCGCTGGCGCTGCCGTCATCCCGTTCTACCCGCCCGAGAAGGCCGCCGTCGCCGACAAGGAAAACATCCACGCCTGGCAACTGGCGCAGGAGATCAAGCCCGGGCGGCACTACAACGACGACTACGACTTCAAGAAACCCAAGGCCGACCTGTCCAACATGCGCCAGACCCCGCCGGGGCATGCGCACGACAGCCACGAGATCTACGAATGGCCGGGCGGGTACACCGAGTTCGGCGACGGCGAGGCCTACGCGCGCTCGCGGCTGCAGTCGAGCCTGACCGGGCACAGCACCGTGCGGGGCGAATCGCGCCACCGGGCGCTCGCCCCCGGCTACACCTTCACGCTGGAGAACCACCCTCGCGAGGACCAGAACCAGCAATACCTGCTGACCGGGCTGGAATACCACTTCAAGGAAAACCCCCAGGTCAGCGCCGTGGCGCCCGGCCCCAAGGGCACGCCGCAGGAAGAGGGCTCGTTCCAGAAGTTCACCCTGCAGGCCCAGCCCACCAGCCTGCCCTACACGCCGGCGCGCACCACCCCCAAACCCAAGACCACCGGGCCGCAGACCGCGGTGGTGGTGGGCCCGCCGGGCGAGGAGATCTGGACCGACCAGTACGGGCGGGTGAAGGTGCAGTTCCACTGGGACCGCATCGGGGCGATGGACGAGAACTCCAGCTGCTGGGTGCGGGTGTCGCACCCGTGGGCGGGGCTGAACTACGGCAGCATCCACATCCCGCGCATCGGGCAGGAAGTCATCGTGGACTTTCTGAACGGCGATCCGGACTACCCCATCATCACCGGGCGGGTGTACAACGGCATCCAGATGCCGCCGTGGAAGCTGCCGGACAACAAGACGCAGTCGGGCACGCTCACCAACTGGAGCAAGGGCGGGGGCGGGGCGAGCATGCTGCGCTTTGAGGACAAGAAGGGCATCGAGCACCTGGAGCTGTCCAACACCTACGGCAACACGTACCTGAACATGGGGTACCTGATGCACCAGGGCAGCGGCTCGCAGCGCGGGTACGGGTTCGAGCTGCGCACGGACCTGTGGGGGTCGATCCGGGCGGACAAGGGGCTGCTGATCACCACGTACCCGCAGGACTTCACCTCCAAGGTGGCGAGCAACAATCCGGATGGGTTCGATCAGCTGGGCAGCGGGCTGGCCGGCACCGCGGCGCTGATGAAAGAGGCCGGAAGCGCCGTGAAGGCCATGGACTCGGCCATCGGCGCCATCAACGGCCTCAAGACCTCGCACATGATGGCCCTGGGCGCCGGGGTCGCCTCCATGGTCGGCGGCCAGGCCGGGGCGTCGTCGCTGGCGAAGGCCGCCGCGGCCGTCGCCGCCTTTGCCGATGCCGGCGGGGACGGCGGTGGAGGGGGCGGGCCCGAGGTCAGCATGCCGACCAATACCGACCCGGCCATGCCCCAGTCGCAGGCGCTGCGCGAGCTGTCCAAGGACATCACGAAACCCATCGTGTCCATCGTCAGCCCCGAGGGGCATTCGATGATCAGCCCCAAGCCCATCGTGATCAGCTCGGGGCAGAGCGCGTCGATGCACGCCACGCAGCACATCACGGTATCGAGCGGCGCGCAGCTCACCCAGCTGGCCAAGGGCGGCATGCTCACCCACGTGTCCGAGGGCGGGCAGCGCAATACCGTGACCCAGGGCGACGTCGCGTCCGAGGCGCAGGCCGGCCACATGAACCTCACGGCCCACCAGAACATCACCATGGCGTCCAAGACGCTCGATGCGAGCGTGCTGGGCCACGAGAACGTCAACATCAAGGCCACGCAGGATTCGGTCCTGGTTGATGCCGGACAGCACATCCGCCTGGAGGCGGCCGATAGCATCACCCTGGTGTGCGGCAAGGGCAAGGCGTACATCAAGCTCACCAAAGACGGCGACATCGAGATCGTCGGCGTGCGCAAGGGCCTGCTGCGCTTCACGGAAAGCCTCGACGAGTTCGGCAAGCCCATCAACATGAACTGCTGA
- a CDS encoding DUF1795 domain-containing protein: MQYHIQEAAFELPSDGFIDRSVNVLIFGDPALPFNVVVTRDYFDEGSGIEALLQEQLRALSTVGKSYKQLDMSRARLPLHGTGGAQPASESDAPNAVGASVSYSKQGHTLYQRIVLIELPERKALVLTGTHAAPWKPHHEAQWASILQSVRVRPQ, translated from the coding sequence ATGCAATACCACATCCAGGAGGCGGCCTTCGAGCTGCCCTCCGACGGCTTCATCGACCGCAGCGTGAACGTGCTCATCTTCGGCGACCCGGCGCTGCCGTTCAACGTGGTCGTCACCCGCGACTACTTCGACGAAGGCAGCGGGATCGAGGCGCTGCTGCAGGAGCAGCTGCGTGCGCTGTCCACCGTGGGCAAGAGCTATAAGCAGCTCGACATGAGCCGGGCGCGCCTGCCGCTGCACGGCACCGGCGGCGCGCAGCCCGCCAGCGAATCCGACGCCCCCAACGCCGTGGGCGCATCGGTCTCGTACAGCAAGCAAGGCCACACCCTGTACCAGCGCATCGTGCTGATCGAGCTGCCCGAGCGCAAGGCGCTGGTGCTCACGGGCACCCATGCGGCGCCCTGGAAGCCGCACCACGAAGCGCAGTGGGCGTCCATCCTGCAAAGTGTGCGCGTGCGGCCGCAGTAA
- a CDS encoding RHS repeat-associated core domain-containing protein codes for MPKAARLHDPIAHTYAREGHAAGAATAVAIEFGAAVAIGAAVGTIACPGLGTLAGFLIGAAVFVGTLVVSHMFSLVGDFFQSFGEALGRSFSSDCGELTATGSATVFINKLPAIRAGLDVAMCDKHSMPPSLVNFGSENVFIDTFRAGREGDYVDCEAKISKGSEDVNFGGESVPVANFRAQEIPDSDRELAAKARFWAGILGGAAGALKAGIKCFGIAVGMGVVGAKVLGEVMPSFDGGQGAAKGAGNSAGTALGNLLQGKPVHAVTGAKVLLGDDDTDFALSGALPIVWQRTYASTDARTGVLGTGWSLPFSVELVFQDGKAHYIDEQGRDIPFDDLPPGGQMFSVPEGLQLSRSEGGVYYIGMPSVGWVYTFGARQSQAEGERLSLRQWADLNHNAIDYHRDAQGLVRHITDTSGHRLALHYTPDAVAGSGPRLLRIDLTAGGPPGTLVEYRYSTEGDLVQVTDRTGRTVRRFAWAEHAMVAQTFESGLVAHYQWDRPGPQGRVLRHWLDDAGGGLPATSWTFEYDLPGEADGDRRTRVTDHLGRVQLFDHDADQNVTRYEDPLGHIQRMEWNGQWQLRAWTRADGSRYTFDYDRLGNLVHATDPLGQSARIDWHERLQRIRATTAVDGSRWHYEYDERGNCTEVLGPPLAQDAPDASLAPDANPSGTPAAARYREATVYDARGLPVLTTDANGGRQQWRWTPQALLASHTDCSGKTTRFEYDASGHLRVRTDALGQATQYIHDPLGRLLSVQHPDGSVQNYAYDAAGRLASTSDSSQRATRYQYNLHGQLLTLQAPNGRAIHLGYDAAHRLATLVNENHASYEFAYDTADRLLEERRPDGSRHALDYDPAGRVVALVEHPGEDDVRLQGIAGHVPASPIRTLYRRDALGRLQEKQILPSGEGAPGGALLQRFAYDPLHRLVRAQMLDAETQAPVHTLEYAYNALGDVVKEAATDAATGERTELRHAHDALGNRTETGLPDGRTLHHLYYGSGHLHQIHLDGVVVADIERDDLHREVLRTQGRLASRYAYDALGRRSAQWTQSAALRVTGAWAPGRAAGQSAAWAQRLQRPAATDSLLKQWEYDSAGELARARHSRHGETEYRYDPVGRLLSAVHAGLPSALAPSGQGAAGEGAAAVLNEVFHYDPAGNRVADRAQAMDSAGRGWVRNNRVKVLQDKRFDYDGFGRLVRKRIGAHTEQHFRYDAQHRMTQAAVVRAGQNGEPVSQVFRYRYDALGRRIAKADAFGETTFTWEGLRLLQERRGGQCSSYVYEPGSYTPLARIDGQGALEPEHPASALALGDVDTARGKENSVPTTNGEWADAHHAVAGPVGGLARMLAAQQEPERRAADQPVPADPAPAQVESGRARIYYFHTQANGLPEELSDRNGNLVWRAQYRAWGSAVAEEWQAFDTVGRPVGAPVAESWARASQQTAAAPQNLRMQGQYLDRETGLHYNTFRYYDPDLGAFTTPDPIGLAGGLNLHGYAPNPVSWVDPWGWSCTFDSKANRWRDAETGRFTNRPVDPSELVVNGKLNHGDVNKWAAQGGIPDQWQASPQFPSGGFKYKTSSGGVDYSIHGHGSNPNAPAGSNASQGPTASITSRPTGGNFGSQQSTLSTGGKVQSQGRSNSQINESHIPLDGSPY; via the coding sequence ATGCCCAAAGCCGCCCGCCTGCACGATCCCATCGCCCACACCTATGCCCGCGAGGGCCATGCGGCGGGGGCGGCCACGGCGGTGGCGATCGAGTTCGGGGCGGCGGTGGCGATCGGCGCGGCCGTGGGCACCATCGCCTGCCCGGGGCTCGGCACCCTGGCGGGCTTTCTGATCGGCGCGGCCGTGTTCGTGGGCACGCTGGTGGTGAGCCACATGTTCAGCCTGGTGGGCGACTTCTTCCAGTCGTTCGGGGAGGCGCTGGGGCGAAGTTTCAGCTCCGATTGCGGCGAGCTCACCGCGACGGGGTCGGCGACGGTCTTCATCAACAAGCTTCCCGCCATCCGCGCCGGGCTGGACGTGGCCATGTGCGACAAGCACAGCATGCCGCCCAGCCTCGTCAACTTCGGCAGCGAGAACGTCTTCATCGACACCTTCCGCGCCGGCCGCGAGGGCGACTACGTGGATTGCGAGGCCAAGATCAGCAAGGGCTCGGAGGACGTCAACTTCGGCGGCGAGTCCGTGCCCGTGGCCAATTTCCGGGCGCAGGAAATCCCGGACTCCGACCGCGAACTGGCGGCCAAGGCCCGGTTCTGGGCCGGCATCCTGGGCGGGGCCGCGGGCGCCCTGAAAGCCGGCATCAAGTGCTTCGGCATTGCCGTGGGCATGGGTGTGGTCGGCGCCAAGGTGCTGGGCGAGGTCATGCCCTCCTTCGATGGCGGGCAGGGCGCTGCGAAGGGCGCGGGCAACAGCGCCGGCACGGCCCTGGGCAACCTGCTGCAGGGCAAGCCCGTCCACGCCGTCACCGGGGCCAAGGTGCTGCTGGGCGACGACGACACCGACTTCGCGCTGAGCGGCGCCTTGCCCATCGTGTGGCAGCGCACCTATGCCTCCACCGATGCACGCACGGGGGTGCTGGGGACCGGCTGGAGCCTGCCGTTCAGCGTGGAGCTGGTGTTCCAGGACGGCAAGGCGCATTACATCGACGAGCAGGGGCGCGACATTCCGTTCGACGACCTGCCCCCGGGCGGGCAGATGTTCAGCGTGCCCGAAGGCCTGCAGCTGAGCCGCAGCGAAGGCGGCGTGTACTACATCGGCATGCCTTCGGTCGGCTGGGTGTACACCTTCGGGGCCCGCCAGAGCCAGGCCGAGGGCGAGCGCCTGTCCCTGCGGCAATGGGCCGACCTGAACCACAACGCCATCGATTACCACCGCGACGCCCAGGGCCTGGTGCGCCACATCACCGACACCAGCGGCCACCGGCTGGCGCTGCACTACACCCCGGACGCGGTGGCCGGGAGCGGGCCGCGCCTGTTGCGCATCGACCTCACCGCGGGCGGGCCGCCCGGCACCCTGGTCGAATACCGCTACAGCACCGAAGGCGACCTGGTCCAGGTGACCGATCGCACCGGCCGCACCGTGCGCCGCTTCGCATGGGCGGAGCACGCCATGGTGGCCCAGACCTTCGAAAGCGGCCTGGTCGCCCACTACCAGTGGGACCGGCCGGGCCCGCAGGGCCGTGTGCTGCGCCACTGGCTCGACGATGCGGGTGGCGGCCTGCCTGCCACCAGCTGGACGTTTGAATACGACCTGCCCGGCGAAGCCGACGGCGACCGCCGCACGCGCGTCACCGACCACCTGGGGCGCGTGCAGCTCTTCGATCATGACGCTGACCAGAACGTCACCCGCTACGAAGACCCCCTGGGCCACATCCAGCGCATGGAATGGAACGGCCAGTGGCAACTGCGGGCCTGGACGCGGGCGGATGGCAGCCGCTACACCTTCGACTACGACCGCCTGGGCAACCTCGTGCACGCCACCGACCCGCTGGGCCAGAGCGCGCGCATCGACTGGCACGAACGCTTGCAGCGCATCCGCGCCACGACGGCCGTGGACGGCTCGCGCTGGCACTACGAATACGACGAACGCGGCAACTGCACCGAAGTGCTGGGCCCGCCCCTGGCGCAGGATGCGCCGGATGCGTCCCTTGCGCCGGATGCAAACCCTTCGGGCACTCCGGCCGCTGCCCGCTACCGGGAGGCCACCGTGTACGACGCGCGCGGCCTGCCCGTGCTCACCACCGATGCCAATGGAGGCCGCCAGCAATGGCGATGGACGCCGCAGGCCCTGCTGGCCAGCCATACCGACTGCTCGGGCAAGACCACCCGCTTCGAATACGACGCCAGCGGCCACCTGCGGGTGCGCACCGATGCCCTGGGCCAGGCCACCCAGTACATCCACGACCCGCTGGGCCGCCTGCTGAGCGTGCAGCACCCCGATGGCAGCGTGCAGAACTACGCCTACGACGCGGCCGGCCGACTGGCCTCCACCAGCGATTCGAGCCAGCGCGCGACCCGCTACCAGTACAACCTGCACGGCCAGCTGCTGACCCTGCAGGCCCCGAACGGGCGCGCCATCCACCTGGGCTACGACGCAGCGCACCGCCTGGCCACGCTGGTCAACGAGAACCACGCCAGCTACGAGTTCGCCTACGACACCGCCGACCGCCTGCTGGAAGAGCGCCGTCCCGATGGCAGCCGCCACGCCCTCGACTACGACCCCGCCGGCCGCGTGGTGGCCTTGGTGGAGCACCCGGGCGAGGACGACGTGCGCCTGCAGGGCATTGCCGGGCATGTGCCGGCCTCGCCCATCCGCACGCTCTACCGGCGCGATGCGCTCGGGCGCCTGCAGGAAAAGCAGATCCTTCCCTCCGGCGAGGGCGCGCCGGGCGGCGCCCTGCTGCAGCGCTTTGCCTACGACCCGCTGCACCGGCTGGTGCGCGCGCAGATGCTGGACGCTGAGACGCAGGCCCCTGTCCACACGCTGGAGTACGCCTACAACGCCCTGGGCGATGTGGTGAAGGAGGCTGCCACCGACGCCGCCACCGGCGAGCGCACCGAGCTGCGCCATGCCCACGATGCCCTGGGCAACCGCACCGAGACGGGCCTGCCCGATGGGCGCACGCTGCACCACCTCTACTACGGCAGCGGCCACCTGCACCAGATCCATCTGGACGGCGTGGTCGTGGCCGACATCGAGCGCGACGACCTGCACCGGGAAGTGCTGCGCACCCAGGGCCGCCTGGCCAGCCGCTACGCCTACGACGCCCTGGGGCGGCGCAGCGCGCAGTGGACCCAGTCCGCCGCCCTGCGGGTGACCGGCGCATGGGCCCCCGGCCGCGCTGCCGGCCAAAGCGCCGCCTGGGCCCAACGCCTGCAGCGCCCCGCCGCCACCGACAGCCTGCTCAAGCAGTGGGAATACGACAGCGCGGGCGAACTGGCGCGGGCGCGGCACAGCCGCCATGGCGAGACCGAATACCGCTACGACCCGGTCGGCCGGCTGCTCTCGGCGGTGCACGCCGGCCTGCCGTCCGCCCTGGCGCCTTCCGGCCAGGGCGCGGCGGGCGAAGGCGCCGCCGCCGTGCTGAACGAAGTCTTCCACTACGACCCGGCCGGCAACCGCGTCGCCGACCGGGCCCAGGCGATGGACAGCGCCGGCCGGGGCTGGGTGCGCAACAACCGGGTGAAGGTGCTGCAGGACAAACGCTTCGACTACGACGGCTTCGGCCGGCTGGTGAGAAAGCGCATCGGCGCGCACACCGAGCAGCACTTTCGCTACGACGCGCAGCACCGCATGACCCAGGCGGCCGTGGTGCGCGCGGGCCAAAACGGCGAGCCGGTGAGCCAGGTCTTCCGCTACCGCTACGACGCGCTGGGCCGGCGCATCGCCAAGGCCGACGCCTTCGGCGAAACCACCTTCACGTGGGAAGGCCTGCGCCTGCTGCAGGAGCGCCGGGGCGGGCAATGCAGCAGCTACGTCTACGAGCCGGGCAGCTACACGCCCCTGGCACGCATCGACGGCCAGGGCGCGCTGGAGCCGGAACACCCCGCGTCCGCGCTGGCCCTGGGCGATGTGGACACCGCGCGGGGCAAGGAAAACTCCGTGCCGACGACCAATGGCGAGTGGGCGGATGCGCACCACGCGGTCGCTGGGCCGGTGGGTGGGTTAGCGCGCATGCTGGCGGCGCAGCAGGAGCCAGAGCGCCGGGCCGCCGACCAGCCCGTTCCCGCCGATCCGGCGCCGGCCCAGGTGGAATCCGGGCGGGCACGCATCTACTACTTCCACACCCAGGCCAATGGCCTGCCGGAGGAGCTATCGGACCGCAACGGCAATCTGGTGTGGCGGGCGCAATACCGGGCCTGGGGCAGCGCGGTGGCGGAAGAGTGGCAGGCGTTCGATACCGTGGGCCGCCCGGTCGGGGCGCCGGTTGCCGAAAGCTGGGCGCGGGCAAGTCAGCAGACGGCAGCGGCGCCGCAGAACTTGAGGATGCAAGGGCAGTACCTGGATCGGGAAACGGGGCTGCACTACAACACGTTCCGGTATTACGACCCTGATTTGGGGGCGTTTACGACGCCTGATCCGATTGGGTTGGCGGGGGGGCTCAACCTGCACGGGTATGCACCTAATCCTGTCAGCTGGGTTGACCCATGGGGTTGGAGTTGCACTTTTGACAGTAAGGCAAATAGGTGGCGCGACGCAGAGACTGGACGATTTACTAATCGTCCAGTAGATCCTTCTGAATTGGTTGTCAATGGAAAATTGAATCACGGAGATGTAAATAAATGGGCTGCTCAGGGAGGCATTCCCGATCAGTGGCAAGCTTCTCCGCAATTTCCTTCAGGAGGATTTAAATATAAGACCTCTTCTGGAGGTGTTGATTACTCAATCCATGGGCACGGATCGAATCCCAATGCGCCTGCGGGCAGTAATGCGTCACAGGGGCCAACGGCTTCCATTACTTCGCGGCCCACAGGAGGCAATTTTGGTTCTCAGCAGAGCACTTTGTCCACAGGGGGTAAGGTGCAAAGTCAAGGGCGGAGTAATAGCCAAATCAATGAGTCCCACATCCCATTGGATGGATCACCTTATTAA
- a CDS encoding RHS repeat domain-containing protein has translation MGFYIAWSVVGRAGCGWVRNNRVKVLQDKRFDYDGFGRLVRKRIGAHTEQHFRYDAQHRMTQAAVVRAGKNGEPVSR, from the coding sequence ATGGGCTTTTATATAGCCTGGAGTGTAGTGGGCCGCGCCGGCTGTGGCTGGGTGCGCAACAACCGGGTGAAGGTGCTGCAGGACAAACGCTTCGACTACGACGGCTTCGGCAGGCTGGTGAGAAAGCGCATCGGCGCGCACACCGAGCAGCACTTTCGCTACGACGCCCAGCACCGCATGACCCAGGCGGCCGTAGTGCGTGCGGGCAAGAACGGCGAGCCGGTGAGCCGGTGA
- a CDS encoding HNH/endonuclease VII fold putative polymorphic toxin, translating to MTREYTYTRPDGTKVVIQDHSAGHQFGQGGVGDQGPHFNVRPPEKTRTGSVPGTKDHYSW from the coding sequence ATGACCCGTGAGTATACATATACCCGTCCAGATGGGACTAAGGTAGTTATTCAAGATCATTCTGCAGGACATCAATTTGGTCAAGGTGGCGTTGGAGATCAAGGGCCGCATTTTAATGTGAGGCCGCCTGAGAAAACCCGCACAGGTTCGGTGCCGGGAACAAAGGACCATTATTCATGGTAA
- a CDS encoding Imm50 family immunity protein produces MVNITENWLEMLADGAGAIRAIYGEKIPGLENLEIHELIIHHDGPRVSLRFDLPEFPVRPPKKWLAAGANKVQVVFLLVSVCDLKISGIKSNGKFNINLDKDGAHINLQGGGDEFEIFIKADFLMVNAISAYKDSAI; encoded by the coding sequence ATGGTAAACATCACAGAAAATTGGTTGGAGATGCTTGCGGATGGGGCTGGGGCGATCAGAGCTATATATGGAGAAAAAATCCCTGGCCTCGAGAACTTGGAGATTCATGAATTGATTATTCATCATGATGGTCCTAGAGTTTCGCTGAGATTTGATTTGCCGGAATTTCCAGTTCGGCCGCCTAAAAAATGGTTAGCTGCTGGCGCTAATAAAGTTCAAGTTGTTTTTTTATTGGTATCTGTCTGCGATTTAAAGATATCTGGAATTAAATCAAATGGAAAATTTAATATAAATCTTGATAAAGACGGCGCGCATATAAATTTGCAAGGAGGCGGTGATGAATTCGAGATTTTCATAAAGGCAGATTTTTTAATGGTCAATGCCATAAGTGCTTATAAAGATAGCGCTATTTGA